The genomic DNA GCGGCAACCTTCGTGGCGATATCGAAGGTCTCCTGCGCGGGGAGTACCGTGGGATCGTGATTGGCAAATTTTGCAATGAGCGAGGCGAACTTCATGGTCTCGATCATGTCGAGGTGGTTGTTGGACGCGCAGCCGTCAGTGCCGAAACAATAAGGTATCCCTTCGTTTTTCATGAGGAAATGGGGAAAGATCTTGCCGACGGCGAGTTTGAGATTCGAGACAGGGATGTGCACAAGCTTTGCCTGTCTCGCTCGCAGTGTCCGGCAGTCATCATCATTGAGGACACAGCCGTGGCAACCGATAAACCGCTCTGAAAGGATACCGATACGATCGAGAAATTCAACAGGAGCCTGGCCGTATCTTTCCCTGGCAAAATGGTTCTCATCCTGTGTTTCTGAAAGGTGCATATGGATGAGGATGTTGTGTTTTTCAGAAAAATCCCGCATCCACCGGAGACTCTCTTCTGAAACTGTATAGATCGCGTGGGGGCCAAAGGTGAAGATTACGTGAGGTTTGTACCTTTCGGAGAGCTCAAACAGCCTGATATTGAGGTCTATCTGTTCCTGACCTTTTTTTGAATCGAACATGTCGATGAAGACGGCGCTGATGAGGCCCCGTGTACCCATCTCCACGACGGCCTTTGCGGTTGCCTCCCAGTGCCAGTACATATCGTTGAAGACAGTGACGCCGTTCTTGATCATCTCGAGGCAGGCGAGCTTCG from Syntrophorhabdaceae bacterium includes the following:
- a CDS encoding amidohydrolase — translated: MKILIKGVLLKGTTKDIFINNGTIEEISEKCGREADKIINGSDKAALPSLINGHTHAAMTLFRGFADDMPLKNWLEEKIWVLESKLTEEDVYWGAKLACLEMIKNGVTVFNDMYWHWEATAKAVVEMGTRGLISAVFIDMFDSKKGQEQIDLNIRLFELSERYKPHVIFTFGPHAIYTVSEESLRWMRDFSEKHNILIHMHLSETQDENHFARERYGQAPVEFLDRIGILSERFIGCHGCVLNDDDCRTLRARQAKLVHIPVSNLKLAVGKIFPHFLMKNEGIPYCFGTDGCASNNHLDMIETMKFASLIAKFANHDPTVLPAQETFDIATKVAARIFNLGNWEIEVGNSPDIILIDLNRPEFIPNFDIYSDIVYASNGYAVDTVICMGKVLMENRYVQGEDAIMQHAKKIAKALVTR